The following are encoded in a window of Chloroflexia bacterium SDU3-3 genomic DNA:
- the dusB gene encoding tRNA dihydrouridine synthase DusB, with protein MNQDTPSITAEYADLPSSYQVAHITIQPNIVLAPMVGVTDTVFRRLVLSLGGCGLVSSEMTNAASITPKALARHHQLDFLPEERPFTVQLSGNDPDLMATAASTVEKLGADILDINCGCPSPKVTGGGHGSALLKDLGKMERVLSAVVKAVSIPVTLKFRAGWDDASLNYLDTARMAESVGIKALSLHPRTRVQLYTGTADWSRLSEVKQVVSIPVIGSGDVKDAHEALRRLRVYGADGIMIGRGAMANPWIFQQTAQLRAGQPIFQPSPEDKYQLLLRYLEMCKDEMQERLALNKLKQLLGQFSVGMPNSSALRESVHRSSTTDEAMAKIDAFFGKTSSAERAAA; from the coding sequence ATGAATCAAGATACACCATCGATTACCGCAGAATATGCCGACCTGCCCAGCAGCTACCAGGTCGCGCACATCACCATACAGCCGAACATCGTGCTGGCCCCCATGGTGGGCGTCACCGACACCGTGTTCCGGCGGCTGGTGCTGAGCCTGGGCGGCTGCGGCCTGGTGAGCAGCGAGATGACCAACGCTGCCAGCATCACCCCCAAGGCCCTGGCCCGCCACCACCAGCTCGACTTCCTGCCCGAGGAGCGGCCCTTCACCGTGCAGCTCAGCGGCAACGACCCCGATCTGATGGCCACCGCCGCCAGCACCGTGGAGAAGCTGGGGGCCGACATCCTCGACATCAACTGCGGCTGCCCCTCGCCCAAAGTCACCGGCGGCGGCCACGGCTCGGCCCTGCTGAAGGACCTGGGCAAGATGGAGCGCGTGCTGAGCGCCGTGGTCAAGGCCGTGAGCATCCCGGTGACGCTCAAGTTCCGCGCCGGCTGGGATGACGCCAGCCTCAACTACCTCGACACCGCCCGCATGGCCGAGTCGGTCGGCATCAAGGCGCTGTCGCTGCACCCGCGCACCCGCGTGCAGCTCTACACCGGCACCGCCGACTGGAGCCGCCTGAGCGAGGTGAAGCAGGTGGTCTCCATCCCCGTGATCGGCTCGGGCGACGTGAAGGACGCCCACGAGGCGCTGCGCAGGCTGCGCGTGTACGGTGCCGACGGCATCATGATCGGGCGCGGCGCGATGGCCAACCCCTGGATCTTCCAGCAGACCGCCCAGCTGCGGGCGGGCCAGCCGATCTTCCAGCCCTCGCCCGAGGATAAGTACCAGCTGCTGCTGCGCTACCTGGAGATGTGCAAGGATGAGATGCAGGAGCGCCTGGCGCTCAACAAGCTGAAGCAGCTGCTCGGCCAGTTCTCGGTGGGCATGCCCAACAGCTCGGCGCTGCGCGAGAGTGTGCACCGCTCATCCACCACCGACGAGGCCATGGCCAAGATCGACGCCTTCTTTGGCAAGACCAGCAGCGCCGAGCGCGCTGCCGCCTAG
- the malZ gene encoding maltodextrin glucosidase: protein MNWIASIHHDGSPRYVAPSNGRATLRLRADIHAPIEKILIRSAPDGEQSMTPMERVADEGVCQWWQAELPRAMPRDGYRFYIITAEGDFWLSAAGVTRHTPTDTTDFKLLDSATMPAWVRNAVFYQIFPDRFCDGDPSNNVRDGEYTYLRRPVIARGWDATPTRELGPLEFFGGDIQGIIQKLGYLQDLGVTAIYLTPVFTSPSNHKYDSATYEEVDPHFGGNTALAELRSALDVRGMRLMLDLVPNHSGDRHTWFQAALADKDAPEAGFYTFRSHPGDYEKWLGVSTLPKLNYRSEELRERMYAGENSIVRRWMRPPYRIDAWRIDVANMLARQGDSQLGHKIGRGMRRAVKDENPQAYLLGENFFDGTPHLQGEELDASMNYRGFAFPLLQWLAGDYFLQAQWLADVRPLDTATMAAQWLAFLAPVPYQVALQQFNLLGSHDTPRVTTILGGDLAKLQVARALLYAFPGVPCIYYGDEVGLEGGTDPDNRRPMPWDESRWNAAVLDFERKLTRIRRSSPALRHGGFQLVHAHGQTVAFLREVLDERVLVVARRADDGMGALDVRAAGIADGVTCVEMLTGVESTVVGGRLPLLHMPEVGVQLWRMP, encoded by the coding sequence ATGAATTGGATCGCGTCGATACACCACGATGGTTCCCCGCGCTACGTTGCGCCGTCCAATGGTCGAGCCACCCTGCGCCTTCGCGCCGACATACACGCGCCGATCGAGAAAATCCTCATCCGCTCGGCCCCCGACGGCGAGCAGAGCATGACGCCGATGGAGCGCGTGGCGGATGAGGGCGTCTGCCAGTGGTGGCAGGCCGAGCTGCCCCGCGCCATGCCGCGCGACGGCTACCGCTTCTACATCATCACCGCCGAGGGCGACTTCTGGCTCTCCGCCGCCGGGGTCACCCGCCACACCCCCACCGACACCACCGACTTTAAGCTGCTCGACAGCGCCACCATGCCCGCGTGGGTGCGCAACGCCGTGTTCTACCAGATCTTCCCCGACCGCTTCTGCGATGGCGACCCCAGCAACAACGTGCGCGACGGCGAGTACACCTACCTGCGCCGCCCCGTGATCGCGCGCGGCTGGGATGCCACCCCCACCCGCGAGCTTGGCCCGCTGGAGTTCTTCGGCGGCGACATCCAGGGCATCATCCAGAAGCTGGGCTACCTGCAGGATCTGGGCGTGACCGCCATCTACCTCACGCCAGTCTTCACCTCGCCATCCAACCACAAGTACGACAGCGCCACCTACGAGGAGGTCGACCCGCACTTCGGCGGCAACACGGCCCTGGCCGAGCTGCGCTCGGCGCTGGATGTGCGCGGCATGCGCCTGATGCTCGACCTGGTGCCCAACCACTCGGGCGACCGCCACACATGGTTTCAGGCCGCCCTGGCCGACAAAGATGCGCCCGAGGCTGGATTCTACACCTTTCGCAGCCACCCAGGCGACTACGAGAAGTGGCTGGGTGTCTCGACGCTGCCCAAGCTCAACTACCGCAGCGAGGAGCTGCGCGAGCGCATGTACGCGGGCGAAAACTCGATCGTGCGGCGCTGGATGCGCCCGCCCTACCGGATCGATGCGTGGCGCATCGACGTAGCCAACATGCTGGCCCGCCAGGGCGACAGCCAGCTGGGCCACAAGATCGGGCGCGGCATGCGGCGGGCGGTGAAAGACGAGAACCCCCAGGCCTACCTGCTAGGCGAAAACTTCTTTGATGGCACGCCCCACCTGCAGGGCGAGGAGCTGGACGCCAGCATGAACTACCGCGGCTTCGCCTTCCCGCTGCTGCAGTGGCTGGCGGGCGACTACTTCCTGCAGGCCCAGTGGCTGGCCGACGTGCGCCCGCTGGACACAGCCACCATGGCGGCGCAGTGGCTGGCCTTCCTGGCCCCCGTGCCCTACCAGGTAGCGCTGCAGCAGTTCAACCTGCTGGGCAGCCACGACACGCCCCGTGTCACCACCATCCTCGGCGGCGATCTGGCCAAGCTGCAGGTGGCCCGCGCGCTGCTGTACGCCTTCCCCGGCGTGCCCTGCATCTACTACGGCGACGAGGTGGGCCTGGAGGGCGGCACCGACCCCGACAACCGCCGCCCCATGCCCTGGGACGAGTCGCGCTGGAATGCGGCGGTGCTCGACTTCGAGCGCAAGCTCACCCGCATCCGCCGCAGCTCGCCAGCGCTGCGCCACGGCGGCTTCCAGCTGGTGCACGCCCATGGCCAGACGGTGGCTTTCCTACGCGAGGTGCTGGATGAGCGCGTGCTGGTGGTGGCTCGCCGCGCCGACGACGGCATGGGCGCGCTGGATGTGCGCGCCGCAGGTATCGCCGATGGCGTGACCTGCGTGGAGATGCTGACCGGCGTGGAGAGCACTGTGGTGGGCGGCAGGCTGCCGCTGCTGCACATGCCCGAGGTGGGCGTGCAGCTCTGGCGCATGCCCTAG
- a CDS encoding tyrosine recombinase XerD, whose protein sequence is MEEQISAFLEHLAEKRGLSANTAAAYRTDLEQFIAFLKERGIADWSIVSHDDMLAFLLFLRERQYANSTVARRTAAVKSFYTFLRGCGAVQSDPTERIDSPKVDRYLPKPLTPTQVDDLLELPLRNPTPERLRDKAMIELLYATGMRVSELVALDLADFNSETEAVRCAGKAGRERILPLSPSAMTALEEFLDIARPQLARNSEPQAESLFLNHRGKRLTRQGFWLILKGYADELGIEELTPHTLRHSFAAHMLSNGADIRAVQTLLGHASISTTQIYQQLATPNGSAAQPSGERLAKGH, encoded by the coding sequence ATGGAAGAGCAGATCTCCGCGTTCTTAGAGCACTTGGCCGAGAAGCGCGGTCTTTCGGCCAATACCGCCGCCGCCTACCGAACCGACCTTGAACAATTTATCGCCTTTCTCAAAGAGCGCGGCATCGCGGACTGGTCGATCGTTAGCCACGACGATATGCTGGCCTTTCTGCTGTTTCTGCGCGAGCGCCAGTATGCCAACTCGACTGTCGCCCGCAGGACAGCGGCGGTAAAATCTTTCTATACCTTCCTGCGCGGCTGCGGCGCGGTGCAGAGCGACCCGACCGAGCGGATTGACTCGCCCAAGGTCGACCGCTACCTGCCCAAGCCGCTCACGCCCACCCAGGTTGACGACCTGCTGGAGCTGCCGCTGCGCAACCCCACGCCCGAGCGCCTGCGCGACAAGGCCATGATCGAGCTGCTGTACGCCACAGGCATGCGCGTGAGCGAGCTGGTGGCCCTGGATCTGGCCGACTTCAACAGCGAGACCGAGGCGGTGCGCTGCGCTGGCAAGGCTGGCCGCGAGCGCATCCTGCCGCTCTCGCCCTCGGCGATGACCGCGCTGGAGGAGTTTCTGGACATCGCCCGCCCGCAGCTGGCCCGCAACTCGGAGCCGCAGGCCGAGTCGCTGTTCCTCAACCACCGTGGCAAACGCCTGACCCGCCAGGGCTTCTGGCTGATCCTCAAGGGCTACGCCGACGAGCTGGGCATCGAGGAGCTGACGCCGCACACGCTGCGCCACTCGTTCGCGGCGCACATGCTGAGCAACGGGGCCGACATCCGCGCGGTGCAGACCCTGCTGGGCCACGCCTCGATCTCGACCACGCAGATCTACCAGCAGCTGGCCACGCCCAACGGCAGCGCCGCCCAGCCCAGCGGCGAGCGGCTGGCGAAGGGGCACTAG
- a CDS encoding class I SAM-dependent methyltransferase, which translates to MDITTLAWLQAPEGAALLAELAERDLRDATLLPEIERLRARYRPEQARAAIEQALLRRKAQAKFSRADQMFFTREALEQATAEPVAQHRAARIARAGVAHLVEVGCGIGGDALALASAGVRVTAFERDPLRAALATANAQALGLADRIAVRAEELADDPPPADALFCDPARRDERRRVFDVAQYQPPLPQVLAWRGRIPSLCVKLGPGVPYDSIPGLEGCEVEAVSLGGDLKELVLWCGALAQHPRRATVLPAGAALLPAPQPPEVPLADPMAYLYEPDAAVIRAHLVRELADQLGAAQLDAQIAYLTSDRLVATPLARAWRVLEWQPFQLKRLRARLRDLGAGPVTVKKRGSPLDTDALARQLSGDGPRPLVVVLTQGRGQPIALICEQRG; encoded by the coding sequence ATGGATATCACCACCCTGGCATGGCTGCAGGCTCCCGAGGGCGCGGCGCTGCTAGCCGAGCTGGCCGAGCGCGACCTGCGCGACGCCACGCTGCTGCCCGAGATCGAGCGGCTGCGCGCCCGCTACCGCCCCGAGCAGGCCCGCGCCGCGATCGAGCAGGCCCTGCTGCGGCGCAAGGCCCAGGCCAAGTTCAGCCGCGCCGACCAGATGTTTTTTACCCGCGAGGCCCTAGAGCAGGCCACCGCCGAGCCGGTGGCCCAGCACCGCGCGGCCCGCATCGCCCGCGCGGGCGTGGCGCATCTGGTCGAGGTGGGCTGCGGCATCGGCGGCGACGCGCTGGCCCTGGCGTCGGCGGGCGTGCGCGTCACCGCCTTCGAGCGCGACCCGCTGCGCGCCGCCCTGGCCACCGCCAACGCGCAGGCCCTAGGCCTGGCCGACCGCATCGCCGTGCGGGCCGAGGAGCTGGCCGACGACCCGCCGCCCGCCGATGCGCTGTTCTGCGACCCGGCGCGGCGCGACGAGCGGCGGCGCGTGTTCGACGTGGCCCAGTACCAGCCGCCGCTGCCGCAGGTGCTGGCCTGGCGCGGGCGCATCCCCTCGCTGTGCGTGAAGCTCGGCCCGGGCGTGCCCTACGACAGCATCCCTGGCCTGGAGGGCTGCGAGGTCGAGGCGGTGTCGCTGGGCGGCGACCTGAAGGAGCTGGTGCTGTGGTGCGGAGCCTTGGCTCAGCATCCCCGCCGCGCCACGGTGCTGCCCGCAGGCGCAGCGCTGCTGCCCGCCCCGCAGCCGCCCGAGGTGCCCCTGGCCGACCCAATGGCCTACCTCTACGAGCCAGACGCGGCGGTCATCCGCGCCCACCTGGTGCGCGAGCTGGCCGACCAGCTGGGCGCGGCGCAGCTGGATGCGCAGATCGCCTACCTCACCAGCGATCGCCTAGTTGCCACGCCGCTGGCCCGCGCCTGGCGGGTGCTGGAGTGGCAGCCCTTCCAGCTGAAGCGGCTGCGGGCGCGCCTGCGCGACCTGGGCGCGGGGCCGGTGACGGTGAAGAAGCGCGGCTCGCCGCTGGACACCGACGCGCTGGCCCGCCAACTCTCCGGCGATGGCCCTCGCCCGCTGGTGGTGGTGCTCACCCAGGGGCGCGGCCAGCCGATCGCGCTGATCTGCGAGCAGCGGGGATAG
- a CDS encoding MFS transporter, with product MSSVTPIAVAEQAEERRIDRRLVAVMAAASGLAVANQYYVQPILPLIAKDFGVGTAQAGIVATVTQLGYALGLLLIVPLGDTHNRRRLIVATLLAVMAALAAVALAPSLVWLAVASFAVGVLTVSPQVIVPFASSLAGSREGGRVVGTVMSGLLIGILLARTASGLVGAALGWRAIFWIAAGMMVLLALALRLALPDDPARAGLRYGQLLASMWQMLRTMPALREAAAFGALVFGCFSAFWVTLAFHLQTPSYHYGSDVAGLFGLVGVAGAMAATFAGRLSDRMPARRITGIGIALVLVSFGVFWLLGDQLWGLALGVILLDLGVQGAHISNQTRVYALNPAARSRLNSAYIVIYFLGGSLGSALASAAWASLGWAGVCALGGGFAALALLIWLAGVRRFGR from the coding sequence ATGAGCAGCGTGACCCCTATCGCCGTGGCCGAGCAGGCCGAGGAGCGGCGGATCGACCGGCGGCTGGTGGCCGTGATGGCGGCGGCCAGCGGGCTGGCCGTGGCCAACCAGTACTATGTGCAGCCCATCCTGCCGCTGATCGCCAAGGACTTTGGCGTGGGCACCGCGCAGGCGGGCATCGTGGCCACCGTCACCCAGCTGGGCTATGCCCTGGGGCTGCTGCTGATCGTGCCGCTGGGCGACACCCACAACCGCCGCCGCCTGATCGTCGCCACGCTGCTGGCGGTGATGGCTGCGCTGGCGGCGGTGGCGCTGGCCCCCAGCCTAGTGTGGCTGGCAGTGGCCAGCTTTGCGGTGGGCGTGCTCACCGTCTCACCCCAGGTGATCGTGCCGTTCGCATCCAGCCTGGCTGGGTCGCGCGAGGGCGGGCGCGTGGTGGGCACGGTGATGAGCGGGCTGCTGATCGGCATCCTGCTGGCGCGCACGGCCAGCGGCCTGGTGGGCGCGGCGCTGGGCTGGCGGGCGATCTTCTGGATCGCGGCGGGCATGATGGTGCTGCTGGCGCTGGCGCTGCGGCTGGCCCTGCCCGACGACCCCGCGCGCGCGGGCCTGCGCTACGGCCAGCTGCTGGCATCCATGTGGCAGATGCTACGCACCATGCCCGCCCTGCGCGAGGCCGCCGCCTTCGGGGCTTTGGTGTTCGGCTGCTTCAGCGCGTTCTGGGTGACGCTGGCCTTCCACCTGCAGACGCCGTCCTACCACTACGGCAGCGATGTGGCGGGCCTGTTCGGCCTGGTGGGCGTGGCCGGGGCCATGGCGGCCACCTTCGCCGGTCGGCTCTCCGACCGCATGCCGGCGCGGCGGATCACCGGCATCGGCATCGCACTGGTGCTGGTGTCGTTCGGCGTGTTCTGGCTGCTGGGCGATCAGCTCTGGGGGCTGGCGCTGGGCGTCATCCTGCTCGACCTGGGCGTGCAGGGTGCGCATATCTCGAACCAGACGCGGGTCTACGCGCTGAACCCGGCGGCGCGCAGCCGCCTGAACAGCGCCTACATCGTGATCTACTTCCTGGGCGGCTCGCTCGGCTCGGCGCTGGCCTCGGCGGCCTGGGCCAGCCTGGGCTGGGCGGGCGTGTGCGCGCTGGGCGGCGGGTTCGCGGCGCTGGCCCTGCTGATCTGGCTGGCGGGCGTGCGCCGCTTCGGGCGGTAG
- a CDS encoding M23 family metallopeptidase produces the protein MLLANAITAGAAPPTPTPSPTAAPTEAPSYTYAFPVQLTAQGKKLGKISYGKYHHDYPAADIFCPRGSHFVAPTSGTVEWVTTTDTWTPKRNDPATRGGLSVAMIGDDGVRYYGSHLSAVADGIEVGAHVDAGQLLGLTGKSGDARYVAPHLHFGISHPTTPEDWATRRGEIAPYPYLRAWQRGEQITPSLE, from the coding sequence ATGCTGCTGGCCAATGCCATCACGGCGGGGGCTGCACCGCCCACGCCCACCCCAAGCCCGACGGCGGCTCCTACCGAGGCACCTTCCTACACCTACGCCTTCCCCGTGCAGCTGACCGCGCAGGGCAAAAAGCTGGGCAAGATCAGCTACGGCAAGTACCACCACGACTACCCCGCCGCCGATATTTTTTGCCCTAGGGGAAGCCATTTTGTAGCACCAACCAGCGGCACCGTCGAGTGGGTGACGACGACGGACACCTGGACCCCCAAGCGCAACGACCCCGCGACGCGCGGCGGCCTCTCTGTCGCCATGATCGGCGATGATGGTGTGCGCTACTATGGGTCGCACCTCTCGGCGGTGGCGGATGGGATTGAGGTGGGCGCGCATGTGGATGCGGGCCAGCTGCTGGGCCTGACGGGCAAGAGCGGCGACGCGCGCTACGTCGCGCCGCACCTGCACTTCGGCATCTCGCACCCCACCACGCCCGAGGACTGGGCCACGCGGCGGGGCGAGATCGCGCCCTACCCCTACTTGCGCGCCTGGCAGCGCGGCGAGCAGATCACGCCGTCGTTAGAGTAG
- a CDS encoding glycine--tRNA ligase (Catalyzes a two-step reaction, first charging a glycine molecule by linking its carboxyl group to the alpha-phosphate of ATP, followed by transfer of the aminoacyl-adenylate to its tRNA) — MPASTLEQVVSLAKRRGFIFQSSEIYGGLQGVFDYGPLGVELKNNIQQDWWRANVYERDDMEGLDASILMNKLVWKYSGHEETFNDPLVDCRNCKSRWRADHIKGKCPNCGSTDLTEPRPFNMMFKTQVGPVADPSSFAYLRPETAQGIFANYLNVQQTMSRKLPFGIAQIGKSFRNEINPRNFLFRVREFEQMEIEFFVMPGTDEDWHEKWLEARLKWWEGIGVPRSQINVYDVPKADLAHYSKRTYDLMYNYPTLGYEEIEGIANRTDYDLGSHSRDQDQLGLTARVNTNTDSTARLTYFDQESKRHLVPFVIEPSAGVGRCMLAVLCQAYDEEMVKAPAPEKLEAVGAALASFLKSVGRNETLRADQKESIVAEGEAIAAALPDSLGRIDALLGMSGAEQIEVGKKLRGQAQPLIDESYRTVLRLQPKIAPIKAAFFPLKRNHEGLVGMAKGLRRSLQTSGLRTVYDDTGAIGKLYRRQDEIGTPFCITVDFQSLEDGTVTVRDRDTMKQERVAQTELEQYVRERLV, encoded by the coding sequence ATGCCCGCATCGACTCTCGAACAAGTGGTCTCGCTGGCCAAACGGCGCGGCTTCATCTTTCAAAGCTCGGAGATCTACGGCGGTCTCCAGGGCGTCTTCGACTACGGCCCGCTGGGCGTGGAGCTGAAGAACAACATCCAGCAGGACTGGTGGCGCGCCAATGTCTACGAGCGCGACGACATGGAGGGCCTGGACGCCTCCATCCTGATGAACAAGCTGGTGTGGAAGTACTCGGGCCACGAGGAAACCTTCAACGACCCGCTGGTGGACTGCCGCAACTGCAAGAGCCGCTGGCGCGCCGACCACATCAAGGGCAAGTGCCCGAACTGCGGCTCGACCGACCTGACCGAGCCGCGCCCGTTCAACATGATGTTCAAGACCCAGGTCGGGCCGGTGGCCGACCCTAGCTCGTTTGCGTACCTGCGCCCCGAGACGGCCCAGGGCATCTTCGCCAACTACCTGAACGTGCAGCAGACCATGAGCCGCAAGCTGCCCTTCGGGATCGCGCAGATCGGCAAGTCGTTCCGCAACGAGATCAACCCGCGCAACTTCCTGTTCCGCGTGCGCGAGTTCGAGCAGATGGAGATCGAGTTCTTCGTGATGCCCGGCACCGACGAGGACTGGCACGAGAAGTGGCTTGAGGCCCGCCTGAAGTGGTGGGAGGGCATCGGCGTGCCGCGCAGCCAGATCAATGTCTACGACGTGCCCAAGGCCGACCTGGCGCACTACTCGAAGCGCACCTACGACCTGATGTACAACTACCCGACGCTGGGCTACGAGGAGATCGAGGGCATCGCCAACCGCACCGACTACGACCTCGGCTCGCACAGCCGCGACCAGGACCAGCTGGGCCTGACGGCGCGGGTGAACACCAACACCGACAGCACCGCCCGCCTGACCTACTTCGACCAGGAGTCGAAGCGCCACCTGGTGCCGTTCGTGATCGAGCCGTCGGCGGGCGTGGGCCGCTGCATGCTGGCCGTGCTCTGCCAGGCCTACGACGAGGAGATGGTGAAGGCCCCCGCGCCCGAGAAGCTGGAGGCTGTGGGCGCGGCGCTGGCCAGCTTCCTGAAGTCGGTAGGCCGCAACGAGACGCTGCGCGCCGACCAGAAGGAGTCGATTGTGGCCGAGGGCGAGGCGATCGCCGCCGCCCTGCCCGACTCGCTGGGCCGGATCGATGCGCTGCTGGGCATGAGCGGGGCCGAGCAGATCGAGGTGGGCAAAAAGCTGCGCGGGCAGGCCCAGCCGCTGATCGATGAGAGCTACCGCACAGTACTGCGGCTCCAGCCCAAGATCGCCCCGATCAAGGCGGCGTTCTTCCCGCTCAAGCGCAACCACGAGGGCCTGGTGGGCATGGCCAAGGGCCTGCGCCGCTCGCTGCAGACCAGCGGCCTGCGCACGGTCTACGACGACACCGGCGCGATCGGCAAGCTCTACCGCCGCCAGGATGAGATCGGCACACCGTTCTGCATCACCGTCGACTTCCAGTCGCTGGAGGACGGCACGGTGACGGTGCGCGACCGCGACACCATGAAGCAGGAGCGCGTGGCCCAGACCGAGCTTGAGCAGTACGTGCGCGAGCGGCTGGTCTAG
- a CDS encoding GAF domain-containing protein, with amino-acid sequence MSLEAIPEQDLFAQPAHEPVPSSAAILLQIASQLVSIHDPDTLYRAIPQKIAEALPSIDASILWLYSPQQSTLQVGASHGLESQDNPAFLRQIRLRHGEGLAGSILQRSDPLWVDGRSRYRELSGPYNQRNQEGLRQLFDLIPRDMSAVLLPLRAGADVMGVLELLSLNHRPPFGSSDFPTLQLFANIVASAIHSAQIYVQMKTDQRRLESFGAISTAVSSASDLDELVSNTLDVLMGVVQANAGMLLLYNPSRSSLTLGAQRHMPASYAQHHEEIGVADAACAEAVRYGQPISRPLLPDEQALIDDGMASCIYLPLLAGGTVAGVACMYGVGNLYEQIDTRVLMMIGSLVGFAIANVKLYTYSEIERQRLAAVIGGIAEGVALCDGEGRLILANQTAMDLLSLEHVPFGQQVSEMPDFYGIRRLNGDPLPVEEHPLAKALSGEIFHDYRVFQRGASGRDTVMSFSGGPVNQDDLTQGAVVVFRDVTASQKVERAKDDFLAVAAHELRSPLAAVRSYTDLLVRREQKRDEDSPDLRGLTILAQQVTHMLRMVDNLLDVSRLDADQVSLQIQQANLASLVQQVIEQQRPSAGERTLNLEIKQPDLTIACDPLRIRQVLTNLVSNAIRYSANETSISVTLAQDRVADVLARHPDALALRHADGGLALADDLALIAVEDQGVGISEEQRATLFRRYSRGRERRGEGLGLGLYLSREFVQRHGGLLWVESELGRGSTFYVALPMEQPDEGF; translated from the coding sequence ATGAGCCTTGAGGCCATTCCAGAGCAAGATCTTTTTGCCCAGCCAGCGCACGAGCCTGTGCCCAGCTCCGCCGCCATCCTGCTGCAGATCGCATCGCAGCTGGTGTCCATCCACGACCCCGACACCCTCTACCGCGCCATCCCCCAGAAGATCGCCGAGGCGCTGCCCAGCATCGATGCCAGCATCCTCTGGCTGTATAGCCCCCAGCAGAGCACGCTGCAGGTAGGGGCCTCGCACGGCCTTGAGAGCCAGGACAACCCAGCGTTCCTGCGCCAGATCCGCCTACGCCATGGCGAGGGCCTGGCTGGCAGCATCCTGCAGCGCAGCGACCCGCTGTGGGTCGATGGGCGGTCGCGCTACCGCGAGCTATCGGGGCCATACAACCAGCGCAATCAGGAAGGCCTGCGCCAGCTGTTCGACCTGATACCACGTGATATGAGCGCCGTGCTGCTGCCCCTGCGCGCCGGGGCCGATGTGATGGGTGTGCTGGAGCTGCTGAGCCTCAACCATCGCCCGCCGTTTGGCAGCAGCGATTTCCCCACCCTACAGCTGTTCGCCAATATTGTGGCGTCAGCTATCCACAGCGCCCAGATCTACGTGCAGATGAAGACCGACCAGCGGCGGCTGGAGTCCTTCGGCGCGATCAGCACGGCGGTGAGCAGCGCCAGCGATCTGGATGAGCTGGTGAGCAACACGCTGGATGTGCTGATGGGCGTGGTGCAGGCCAACGCTGGCATGCTGCTGCTCTACAACCCCTCGCGGTCGAGCCTGACCCTGGGGGCGCAGCGGCACATGCCCGCCAGCTACGCCCAGCACCACGAGGAGATTGGCGTGGCCGACGCGGCCTGCGCCGAGGCCGTGCGCTATGGCCAGCCGATCAGCCGCCCGCTGCTGCCCGATGAGCAGGCCCTGATCGACGATGGCATGGCCAGCTGCATCTATCTGCCGCTGCTGGCCGGTGGCACCGTGGCTGGTGTGGCCTGCATGTATGGCGTCGGCAACCTCTACGAGCAGATCGACACCCGCGTGCTGATGATGATCGGCAGCCTGGTGGGCTTCGCCATCGCCAACGTGAAGCTCTACACCTACAGCGAGATCGAGCGCCAGCGGCTGGCGGCGGTGATCGGCGGTATCGCCGAGGGCGTGGCGCTGTGCGATGGCGAGGGGCGGCTGATCTTGGCCAACCAGACAGCTATGGACCTGCTCTCGCTGGAGCATGTGCCCTTCGGCCAGCAGGTGAGCGAGATGCCCGACTTCTACGGCATCCGCAGGCTGAATGGCGACCCGCTGCCCGTGGAGGAGCACCCGCTGGCCAAAGCGCTCTCGGGCGAGATCTTCCACGACTACCGCGTGTTCCAGCGCGGTGCGAGCGGGCGCGATACCGTGATGAGCTTCAGCGGCGGGCCGGTGAATCAGGATGATCTCACCCAGGGCGCGGTGGTGGTGTTCCGCGATGTGACCGCCAGCCAGAAGGTTGAGCGCGCCAAGGATGATTTTCTGGCCGTGGCCGCCCACGAGCTGCGCAGCCCGCTGGCCGCCGTGCGCAGCTACACCGATCTGCTGGTGCGCCGCGAGCAAAAGCGCGACGAGGACTCGCCCGACCTGCGCGGCTTGACGATCCTGGCCCAGCAGGTGACCCATATGCTGCGCATGGTGGACAATCTGCTCGACGTGTCGCGCCTAGATGCCGACCAGGTGAGCCTGCAGATCCAGCAGGCCAACCTTGCCAGCCTGGTGCAGCAGGTGATCGAGCAGCAGCGCCCCTCGGCGGGCGAGCGCACGCTGAACCTGGAGATCAAGCAGCCCGATCTGACGATCGCCTGCGACCCGCTGCGCATCCGTCAGGTGCTGACCAACCTGGTGAGCAACGCCATCCGCTACAGCGCCAACGAGACCAGCATATCGGTTACGCTGGCCCAGGATCGGGTGGCCGACGTGCTGGCTCGCCACCCCGATGCGCTGGCGCTGCGCCACGCCGACGGCGGGCTGGCCCTGGCCGATGATCTGGCGCTGATCGCGGTAGAGGATCAGGGTGTGGGCATCTCCGAGGAGCAGCGCGCCACGCTGTTCCGGCGCTACTCGCGCGGGCGCGAGCGGCGCGGCGAGGGCCTGGGCCTGGGTCTCTACCTGAGCCGCGAGTTTGTGCAGCGCCACGGCGGCCTGCTGTGGGTCGAGAGCGAGCTTGGGCGGGGAAGCACGTTCTACGTGGCCCTGCCGATGGAGCAGCCCGACGAGGGTTTTTAA